A region of the Deferribacterota bacterium genome:
TAATTTTTCTGTATCCTGCATAATTGTTTACAACGGCAATCTGTCTAAAAACCGATTTTATTTAAAACGGAAGTTTTCTCAATAAAAGAGTTAAAATACCACATAAGACCTTTATAGTCAATCTTATAAGTGATTTTTGCCTGAAAAAATTCTTACCTACCCATTATTTAAGCTTTATTTTTAGAGCTTCTATGATTTTTTGCTGGTCTGGTAATAATTTTTCAGGTACAATATTTATTTGTTTACCTTCATGAGTATATTGTAAATAATTTATTTTATCTAAACTTTCAAAAATATATTTTCGAGTAAAACTTTCTGCCGATAAAGCATCAGTTATGTACTTAACAATCATATAAGCCAACATGACCACAAAAACATGTCCACGTGTATTTTCCTCTTTACGAACAAAAACCGGCCTAATATCTTCTAAAGTCGTTTTCATTGTTCGGAATGCAAACTCAACTTTTGCCAGGTCTTTATAGCGGTCGTGTGCCTTTTGAGTATCTAATTCATCTGAAGGAACATCAGTTTTAACAACGTAACAACCATCTAATTCGGCTGCTTTGTCTTGTGCTTGCTCATTTATGTTTATATGTATCGTTTTTTCTGACAGTATCGGTTCTATGATATTTTTCAGTTTTAATCTCGCTATTTTTGTTTTTATTTTCTCTAAAGCAACCTCTCCCTGAGCTTTTGGGTGTTCTGATAAATAGGTGTTTTGTACTGATACTAACTCTTTTATCTTTTCTATTTTAGATTTTCTGCTTTCATTTAATGCCTTAGCTCTCTCCGGATTTCTGCGTAAAATATAGCGTATATTGTCTTCGGTTTTTACCTCAATAATTTCTTCTGCAAATAAATCTAACTGTATAACGTCTTGTTTTATAAGATTTTTAATCTGTTCTTTAGTAATAGTAGTCAAATAGTTCCACTTAAACTTATCGGATGTAATCTCTTCTATCTGACCGGATTTTACCATCCCTTTATCGCCCACAAAAACAACTCGTTCGACGCCAAAATTTTCCTTCAGTTTTGCTAATTGATTAGATACAGTTTTTGTGTCGTTAGTGTTCCCATCGAAAACTTCAACTGAAATTGGATAACCTTTGTCATCGGTCAGCAAGCCGATTACGATTTGTTTTTTGCCTATTTTTTTGTCCCTGTTGTACCCGTATTTTGCTAATTCATTTTTTTGCCCCTCTAAATAAGATGAAGTTACATCATAAAGATAAATTGTGTTAATCTTTTGATGTTGATTTCTGTAATTAAATATTTTTTGTTCTATGTTGTTTTGATTTTCACTTAGCCAATTCAAATTTTCATATAAATCTTTATGAGTAAGGCTTTTAATCTTGAATACTTCATCAATGGCCTGTAAATTCGCCCAACTGTTTGCCAGGTAATAACGTGAGCCTTGTGTTATAATGCGGCCTGCTATCTGGAAAAGGGCTAATTTACCTTGTTGGGTACTACCCAAAGCTTGCTCTATTCCAAGTCGTTTAGCAATTTGAGAAATTACTTTTATCGCACCAAAACTTTTCCCGGTAGATAATTCCAAATCTTCTACCGTAGTGATTTCTTCTCCTTTTAATAATTTTCTAAAATTCTCAATTAATTCATCAGGCCATTTAGATAAGTTTGATATCAGCCTGTGCTTGACTTTACCGTTTTCACGGTAGTTTTCTGCCAGGTATACAGAGGTATAGGTCTTTTTTTTGGTCTTTTTA
Encoded here:
- a CDS encoding IS1634 family transposase — its product is MYIQKIHKKTKKKTYTSVYLAENYRENGKVKHRLISNLSKWPDELIENFRKLLKGEEITTVEDLELSTGKSFGAIKVISQIAKRLGIEQALGSTQQGKLALFQIAGRIITQGSRYYLANSWANLQAIDEVFKIKSLTHKDLYENLNWLSENQNNIEQKIFNYRNQHQKINTIYLYDVTSSYLEGQKNELAKYGYNRDKKIGKKQIVIGLLTDDKGYPISVEVFDGNTNDTKTVSNQLAKLKENFGVERVVFVGDKGMVKSGQIEEITSDKFKWNYLTTITKEQIKNLIKQDVIQLDLFAEEIIEVKTEDNIRYILRRNPERAKALNESRKSKIEKIKELVSVQNTYLSEHPKAQGEVALEKIKTKIARLKLKNIIEPILSEKTIHININEQAQDKAAELDGCYVVKTDVPSDELDTQKAHDRYKDLAKVEFAFRTMKTTLEDIRPVFVRKEENTRGHVFVVMLAYMIVKYITDALSAESFTRKYIFESLDKINYLQYTHEGKQINIVPEKLLPDQQKIIEALKIKLK